Proteins encoded together in one Hevea brasiliensis isolate MT/VB/25A 57/8 chromosome 16, ASM3005281v1, whole genome shotgun sequence window:
- the LOC110641717 gene encoding putative receptor protein kinase ZmPK1, whose product MAIIPLLALPLILYSPSLSSASDSLTKGSSLLVENTNDLLISPRGTFIAGFFPVGDNAYCFAIWFDEPFCNNNCTIVWMANRDQPVNGKRSALSLLKSGNLILTDAGRITVWATDTVSESSVHLQLQESGNLVLNNSEGDILWQSFDFPTNTLLLLQPLSKDKQLVSSRSQTNYSSGFYKLLFDNDNVLHLLFASPSITSLYWPDPELLVFEAKRSTYNNSRRAYFDPLGNFSSSDKFFSKSADYGANFQRRLTIDSDGNLRLYSREDKREAWTVSWQAISQPCSIHGICGPNSVCNYVPSSGRNCSCLRGFKMKDVTDWSLGCEPEIKLCLTNETNFLRLTNVQFYGYDYGFYPNYTLDRCKEVCSQRCDCPGFQFRFSKHGNPNNTPYCFVKFRLLNGFRSPSFEDDFYLKVPITSPYPAPVEESRLHCAVEITKLDRVYTKIPENGTLKFLLWFASIVGAIEFTGIFLVWCFLMRTHQTSVVVKQDYLQVATGFRKFTYTELEKATHGFREEIGRGAGGIVYRGVLSDHRIAAVKRLTDEASQGEAQFRAEVSVIGKLNHMNLIEMWGYCAEGKHRLVVYECMEHGSLADNLSSNTLDWKQRFNIALGVAKGLSYLHEECLEWVLHCDIKPQNILLDLGYQPKVSDFGLSHPLKTDSHGISRLSRIRGTRGYIAPEWVLNLPITSKVDVYSYGMVLLEMVTGKSPTADIEDRRLVTWVKENIKGASAMDLSMEKIVNPDVEGNYDKTQMKILVGVALKCANEDKDTRPTMRQVVEMLLQYEKHNSESVEFTIE is encoded by the coding sequence ATGGCAATAATACCTTTGCTTGCTCTGCCTTTGATTTTATACTCTCCATCATTGTCTTCAGCATCTGATAGTCTAACCAAAGGCTCATCTTTATTAGTGGAGAACACAAACGATCTTTTGATTTCACCAAGGGGCACTTTCATTGCCGGATTCTTCCCCGTCGGTGATAATGCTTACTGCTTTGCCATATGGTTTGATGAACCTTTCTGCAATAACAATTGCACTATAGTTTGGATGGCAAACCGTGACCAACCAGTTAATGGGAAACGTTCCGCGCTCTCTCTGCTAAAATCTGGTAATCTTATCTTAACTGATGCTGGTCGAATCACAGTTTGGGCTACGGACACAGTTTCAGAATCTTCAGTGCACTTACAACTTCAGGAAAGTGGCAATCTTGTACTGAACAACTCGGAAGGAGATATTCTTTGGCAAAGCTTCGATTTCCCCACGAATACTCTCCTTCTGCTTCAGCCACTAAGCAAAGATAAGCAGCTTGTCTCCTCAAGAAGTCAAACCAACTATAGTTCAGGATTCTACAAGCTTTTGTTCGACAATGATAACGTTCTCCATCTTCTTTTTGCTAGTCCAAGTATCACAAGCCTTTACTGGCCAGATCCTGAGCTCTTGGTCTTTGAAGCTAAAAGATCTACTTACAACAACAGTAGAAGGGCTTATTTTGATCCTTTGGGCAATTTCAGTTCATCAGATAAGTTCTTTTCTAAGTCAGCGGATTATGGAGCTAACTTCCAAAGAAGATTGACGATAGATAGCGATGGAAATCTTCGATTGTACAGTCGAGAAGATAAACGAGAAGCGTGGACTGTTTCATGGCAGGCCATATCTCAACCCTGCAGTATTCATGGGATTTGTGGACCAAATAGCGTCTGCAACTATGTTCCTAGTTCTGGTAGGAATTGTTCCTGCCTCCGGGGATTCAAGATGAAGGATGTAACTGACTGGTCTTTGGGATGTGAGCCAGAAATCAAGCTTTGTTTAACAAATGAGACCAATTTCCTTAGACTAACTAATGTGCAATTTTATGGGTATGACTATGGCTTCTATCCGAATTACACCTTAGATAGGTGTAAAGAAGTATGCTCCCAAAGATGTGATTGCCCTGGGTTCCAATTCAGATTCAGCAAGCATGGTAATCCGAATAACACTCCTTATTGTTTTGTGAAGTTCCGGTTGCTAAACGGGTTTCGTTCGCCGAGTTTTGAAGATGATTTTTACTTGAAAGTGCCGATAACAAGTCCCTACCCTGCACCGGTGGAAGAATCAAGGTTACATTGCGCAGTTGAAATTACCAAGCTAGACAGAGTGTATACAAAAATCCCTGAAAATGGAACACTAAAGTTTCTGCTTTGGTTTGCTTCGATTGTTGGAGCAATTGAGTTCACTGGTATTTTCTTGGTATGGTGTTTCTTGATGAGAACACACCAGACCTCCGTCGTAGTTAAGCAAGATTACCTTCAAGTTGCAACTGGCTTTAGAAAATTCACCTACACCGAGCTGGAAAAGGCAACCCATGGTTTCCGTGAAGAAATTGGAAGAGGAGCAGGAGGAATTGTTTACAGAGGAGTACTATCTGATCATAGAATTGCAGCAGTAAAGCGACTGACCGATGAAGCTAGCCAAGGTGAAGCGCAGTTTCGGGCCGAAGTTAGTGTGATTGGGAAGCTTAATCACATGAACCTGATAGAGATGTGGGGATATTGTGCGGAGGGAAAGCACAGGCTTGTGGTTTACGAGTGCATGGAGCATGGATCCTTGGCAGATAATCTCTCTTCTAACACTCTTGATTGGAAGCAGAGGTTTAACATTGCCTTAGGTGTAGCCAAAGGCCTTTCCTATTTACATGAAGAGTGCCTGGAGTGGGTTCTACACTGTGATATAAAGCCTCAAAACATACTGCTAGACCTTGGTTACCAGCCAAAGGTGTCAGATTTTGGCCTGTCTCATCCACTGAAAACAGATAGCCATGGAATTTCAAGGCTTTCAAGGATTAGAGGTACTAGAGGTTACATTGCTCCAGAGTGGGTTTTGAATCTGCCCATCACTTCCAAGGTGGATGTTTATAGCTATGGAATGGTCTTATTGGAGATGGTAACTGGTAAAAGCCCAACAGCAGATATAGAGGACAGAAGACTGGTTACATGGGTAAAAGAAAATATTAAAGGAGCTTCTGCAATGGATTTGAGTATGGAAAAGATTGTAAACCCTGATGTGGAAGGAAATTATGACAAGACCCAGATGAAAATTCTTGTTGGGGTGGCTTTAAAATGTGCAAATGAAGACAAAGATACGAGACCCACCATGAGACAAGTTGTTGAGATGCTTCTGCAATATGAGAAGCATAACTCTGAATCTGTTGAATTCACCATTGAATAG